One part of the Rutidosis leptorrhynchoides isolate AG116_Rl617_1_P2 chromosome 1, CSIRO_AGI_Rlap_v1, whole genome shotgun sequence genome encodes these proteins:
- the LOC139872547 gene encoding uncharacterized protein — MCLMHAMIHNQNMQAAHILAQAFTNERNASRTVVPVLGAVVTKLLRRMRVLGSVERFGYRTAAESEEIGYKLLNTWEYIRIDGEQLIVTANPALPDSEDRTVLGVRVTGFRPDTRTRDGRRHHELRDEDDPTTHGRPTVTRRHSSIGEGDRPRFPPYHYHMGDLPGHESWFAQHAIFQNLDHFIHYAGRHLNVPPYPHEYPVLVSHRDPRGAGPSHQHSGPPSPPRHHCTQRTVIPSPPREQSTRAADFVNNLFDTSHMSTHRDTSTDARASVWDQAASRYMTEGVTQGIDDTGVNPQWGRDLQEGMCWRTGPMIYTST, encoded by the coding sequence ATGTGTTTAATGCATGCCATGATCCACAACCAAAATATGCAAGCTGCACACATTCTAGCCCAGGCATTCACCAATGAAAGGAATGCCTCAAGAACAGTTGTGCCAGTTTTGGGAGCCGTTGTCACCAAACTCCTTCGCAGGATGCGTGTTTTGGGGAGTGTTGAGAGATTTGGGTATAGGACAGCAGCCGAGTCGGAAGAGATAGGGTATAAGCTACTGAACACTTGGGAGTACATTCGGATTGACGGTGAACAGTTAATAGTTACAGCTAATCCGGCATTACCTGACTCAGAGGACCGGACAGTGCTAGGGGTAAGAGTTACAGGGTTTAGGCCTGATACGAGGACGAGAGATGGTCGGAGACATCATGAACtacgggatgaggatgatcccaccacacaTGGACGACCCACTGtcacccgccgacactcatcaaTAGGAGAAGGGGATAGGCCGCGCTTTCCGCCGTACCATTATCACATGGGAGATCTGCCCGGACATGAGAGTTGGTTTGCTCAGCATGCGATCTTTCAGAATCTGGATCATTTTATACATTATGCAGGCAGACATCTTAATGTCCCGCCATATCCTCATGAGTATCCGGTACTAGTATCCCACAGGGACCCCAGAGGTGCAGGCCCGAGCCATCAGCATTCAGGACCCCCATCTCCACCTCGGCATCATTGCACGCAGCGTACAGTCATCCCATCTCCTCCAAGGGAACAGAGCACAAGGGCCGCGGATTTTGTCAACAACCTGTTTGACACATCCCACATGAGCACTCACAGAGATACATCCACCGACGCTCGGGCTTCCGTATGGGATCAGGCTGCAAGCCGATATATGACTGAGGGAGTTACGCAGGGTATAGACGATACGGGTGTGAACCCACAGTGGGGTAGAGATCTGCAGGAAGGTATGTGTTGGCGTACAGGGCCTATGATTTACACGAGCACCTAA